DNA sequence from the Archaeoglobus neptunius genome:
TGCTGGCAAAACATCCCGTAATTTCCGTGAACGGCAACACTGCAGTTCTCGTTCCGGAGGAGATTAAAAGGCTTGCAGACGCTGTTGGGGCGAAGGTCGAGGTAAATGTCTTCCACTACAGTCCTGAGAGAGTGGAGAAGATTAAGAGTTACCTTGAAAGGTATGGAGTTGAGGTTCTTGCCGCCTGCGATGCAGTTCTCGATGGCCTTGAATCTGCGAGGAGGATTGTGGACAGCAGAGGGATTTTAATTGCCGATGTCGTTCTCGTTCCCCTTGAAGATGGAGACAGGTGTGAAATTCTGAAGAAACACGGAAAGAGGGTTATAGCAATTGATCTTAATCCATTATCGAGAACTGCAAGAATGGCGGACATAACTATTGTTGATAACATCGTGAGGGCTTTTTCAAAAATGATAGAGATGGCGGAAAAGATGAGGGAGTGGAGCAGGGAGGAACTGAATAGGATAGTCGGGGAATATGACAACTCGGAGATTCTCGCAGAAGCTGTCAGGGAAATAAAGAGATATCTGGAAAAAACCGCTGAGGAGATCACTCGTTGAACTTCCTGTCAGTGATGTAGAATGTTGCAGTTCCGGTTGCTATGAGGTCTCCATTTTCGTTTCTCACTTCCCCGTAACCAACAGCTACCTTGCCTCCGATATTCATCGGCATGCCAACTCCAACCACCTTGCCTTCGGTAACAGGCCGGATGTAGTGGATGTTCAACTGTGCAGTTACGGCTGTTTTGCCAATCTTAACGACCTCTCTGTTGACATTCAGTCCGATTGCCGAGTCAAGCACGCTTGCTATCGCCCCTCCATGAGCCATTCCCAGAGCCTGAACATGCTTGTTTTTTTCGATTCTCATTTCCACAATAATTCTGTCTCCCTGCAGTTTTGGAACCATTCCTGTGAGCCTGTACCACGGTGCAGAACCGACCACATTCAGCACATTCTCGAACCCGTCCATAAAATTGAAGGGAAATGAAATTTTTAATAATTTTCACTCTCTGCAGTCTACCACTCCACCGTGATAGCCCTGTTCGGACACGCCCTTACACATGCTCCACACTCCATGCAGGCATCCTCATCAACGAAAGCAACGCTGCCGTTGAGGTGTATGGCATTCCCCTTGCACTCGGCCAAACACAACCCGCATCCGTCGCATTTTGCCACATCGATGACCGCAGGCATAAATAATTGAAATGTATTTCGAAAAATAGATGTTGGGAGGTTTTGAAGAAATCAGTCAATTCTGTCCTCACATCGGCTTTTAATGGGATTATCGCAGATGCCACTCATCAGCAGCGAGTTTGTCTTCAGGATGAAAAATTCCAGCAGCAATCTTTAAATTGGTTTTGGATATGTAGTTCCCATGCTAGTTCTTGATGGTGGAAAAGTAATTGATCCTGCAGGGGATAGGGTAATAGGCAGAGGGAGGATAATTATTGACTCTGGAAAAATCGTTGATGCTGGCTCAGTTAGTGAGGTAGATGTGCCGGACAGCTCCTCAGTCATCGATACAGGCGGTTTAACGATTATGCCGGGACTCATCGATGCGCACATGCACATAACGGGGTTCAGGAGCGGTGACTATGTGCGGGAAAGTTTGCTGACACCTTTTGGCGTTTTTGTTGCGAGGGCCATAAAGGATCTCGAAGCCATGCTTGATGCCGGATACACCACGGTGGTGGATGCTGGTAGTATTGTTGCGCTGCATCTGAGGGATGCGGTTGAAGAAGGGGTCGTAAGAGGGCCGAGAATTCTGGCCTCGGGATATCCCCTCTCCCAGACCTTTGGCCATGGAGACATTCATTTCCTTCCTCCGGAGATGGCCGATCCGAGAACCTCGCCAGTAAAAATTCCCTTTCAGTCTCTGCTTTGCGATGGAGAGGACGAGTTCAGAAAGGGCGCCCGCTATGCCCTGAGGGAGGGTGCGGACTTTCTCAAGATTTTCGTAACCGGGGGTGTTGCCTCGCAGAAGGACAAGCCTGAGTACCCACAGATGACAAGAAGAGAGATTGCTGCTGTTGTTGAAGAGGCGAGAAGAGCCGGTAGATTCGTGCACGCCCATGCCGAATCATCTGAAGGCTACATCAACGCTGTGGAAGAAGGGGTGAGGACTCTTGCTCACGGGATGGATCTGAATCAGGATGCAGTAAACGTCTCTCTCGAGAGAGATGTCACCCTTATTCCAACACTCTCGATTGTCGATGTAACGCTGAAGTTCGGCCCCTCCATCAACCTTCCCGACTGGATGCTCGAAAAGCTTCAGGAGGTTCATGAAAGGCACATTGAGTCTGTCAAAAAAGCTTACAGAGAAGGTGTCAGACTGGCAGCAGGTACGGATTTCTTCATAGGTGCGAAGGATGTACAGCTTTACGGACTTAACAGTCTTGAAATTAAACTTCTTGTCAATTTGGGTGTTAAACCAATGGACGCTCTGAAGGCCGCAACCATTAACGCTGCAGTATCCGCTGGTTTGGACAGGATAACGGGTTCTCTGGAGACTGGAAAGGTTGCGGATATCATAGTTGTCGATGGGGACCCCACGGAAAATCCCGAAATACTTGTGAATCAGAACAACATAAAGATGGTAATCAAAGAGGGGAAAATTGTTAAGCAGATGTAAAAACTCAGGGAACGAGTCGATGCCTGTCCCTCGGGAAGAGAACGGCCTCTCTGACGTTCTTCAGTCCGAGCATTGACATCAGCAGTCTCTCCGCTCCCAGCCCCCATCCCGCATGTGGAGGCATGCCATAGCGGAAAGCTTCAAGGTAGAATCCGAAGCTTTCTGGCTCCATACCCTTCGCCCTTATGCTCTCAACGAGCATGTCATAGAGGTGAATTCTCTGAGCCCCGCTCGAAAGCTCAAGCCATCCGTGCATGAGGTCGAAGCTCTTGGTTATCTCCGGCCTGTCCTCATATGGCATGGCATAGAAGGGTTTTGATTCAGTCGGCCAGTCCACGATGAAATAAAGACCACCCAGTTCTTCCCCAACAAGCTTCAATGCGTTTGTGCTCAAGTCTTCACCCCATGGAATGCTCTCACCTTTTCTCTCTGCAAGTTCTCTTGCCTCGTCGTAGGTTATTTTCTCAAAGGGAAGTTCCGGAATTTCAATGGAAACTTCAAGCCAGTTAAGATATCTCTCACATTTTTCCGCAACATCGACGTAGATTCTGTGGACAAGTCTTTCAAGAACATCCATCACACCGTTGTGGTCTGTGAAACTCATCTCAATGTCAATCGAGATGGCCTCATTCAAATGCCTCGTGGTGTTGTGCTCTTCGGCCCTGAAGATAGGGCCTATCTCGAACACCTTCTCGAAGCCGGCCCCCATCAGAACCTGCTTGTAAAGCTGGGGGCTCTGGTTCAAGAACGCCTCCTTTTCAAAATAACTCAGTGGAAATAGCTCCGTACCGCCTTCAGTAGCAGTTGAGACAATTTTCGGGGTGTGCACTTCTATAAAACCCTCTTCTGATAAAAACTCTCTGACACTCTGCATCATCTGGTGCCTTATCCTGAAAATGGCCTGAACTCTCGGCCTTCTCAGATCCATAAAGCGGTGGTCAAGGCGTGTGTCAAGCTCTGCCGGAACTTTCTCCGTCACCTCCAGTGGCAGTGGAGCATCGGATCTGTTCAGCACCTCTATTGATTCTGGGATGATCTCAAATCCACCGGGAGCCTTGTCCTCTCTTTTTACCTCTCCCGTCACAGCGATTACGCTCTCCCTTCTGATTTTCTTGGCAAGTTTGAAGATTTCTTTGCTCACGAACTTCTTTGGCAGTGTGATCTGGGCAAATCCTTCTCTATCTCTCAGCAGCAGAAAAACCAGCCCGCCGAGATCGCGAACTTCGTGAACCCATCCATAGAGCGTGACTTTTTTACCCTCCATCTCGGGTTTTATGTCTGCGGTGTGAACTCGCATGCATTTAAGTGGAGGGGCAGTTTTTAATTTTATTTATTTGCCAGAGATGGACAGGACGAAGCTGAAGAGGATAAAAAATTATTTTAAAGATTCTGCAACCTTTGTGAGTTCCTCTTTTGTAATTGTACCGGAAATTGTTATTGTCAAACCATCTTTTTCAAACACGAGCAAACCGGAACCGGCAATTTCAGTGTAGTATCCCTTATTTCCGTTAATGTCTATCTCCTCGTAATTTCCGGAAATCGGCATTTTTCGGGTGGTTTCAGTTAGGACAAGTCCCCCATCACCATACATCAGAGTCACGGTGCTGTTTCCAATGACACTGACCTTCTTCAGCTCAAAGCTTGCTGTGTAGCTCGGAACGAGGATGGTGAAGTTAACGTGTTTCTGCGCCTCACCAACAGTATCGAAATAGCTGATGCCAAAGTCCTCACCTGTTTTTATCCTGGCTCCTTTGGGTGGAGTGAACTCAAAAAGACTGTCGTTCACACCGGTGTTAAACTCAACATCTCTGTATTCGATAACGGATTTAATGCCCATAAATTCCATTTCGATTCTCAGTGGATACCAGTGTTCTTTATCAACGTAAAGAACAGTCGGAGTAGCTGTTCCGTTTTTGGGAGTAAGCCTGAGTTTATAGCAATCCCTGCCGGAAACTTTCGAAATACCGAGAAATTCCACATTATATCGGTCGAGCATGTTTTTGATGTATTTTCCGTAATCAGGTTCCGCCTGCTGAATGCCAGTGTCCAGCACCGTGACCTCGTTGTTTTTCATGTCGTAGATCCACGTTTTGGATCCATTGGTTATGGTCAGCAACCCCATCTCCTTGCTGTACATTCTCGCCTTGTTCGGTTTTTTGAACACGTATTCATACGTCATCTCAAATTTGCCTGCTTTCCCTTCGGCTGAAATGACCATTGTACCCTTGAAATCCTGGATGTTCTCATATTTTTCCTCTAGCTTTTTCGCTATATCCTCCGCACTCATCACCCCTGTTTGTGTGCATCCCAGCACCAGCAGAGTGATAAACACGCATGCTAGCAGCCGTCTCATACTGACATGCCATCCCACCTCTATATAATACTTTTGCTAGCAGATTTCAGTCATTTTTTTAACTTAAATAATTAAAAATTTCATGGAGTGGAACGATATCGGAAGGGAGATTGTAGAAATTTTGAAGCTGAGAATACCACCCGTCGGTGTCGTGTTCTATGAGGAAAAATATGAGCCTGAAAAGGTATTCAAACCCTCCAAGTATGGAATAAAAATGGCCGTATGCCAGGCAATAGCCTTTGCACGTTATATCGGCAGAACCGTGGTTCTGGAGGCTGAGGACTTTGCGTGTCCACCGTCTGAAATTCTTTATGGTGTAGCATCATATGATGGAGGACTCAAGGAAATACTGCTTGGAGCTCAGTGGATAAGGGAGCCAGAATGCGAGGTTGTAGAGAGAACTCTTCCTCCGGGCAAGTACAAAACGTTTGTATTTGGGGACATGACAGGGATGAAGGAGAAGCCGGAAGTCATCCTGATTTTTGGAACTCCCGCCCAAATTGGGAGGCTGATTCAGGCAAAAACATTTTTTGGTGGAAGTGTGAAGGCGTCGCTTACTGCAAAAACTGCGTCCTGTGCCGAGGCTCTGTTTCCCGCATTACTAAGTGGGGAAGTCTCAATTGCCGTTCCGGGTGCTGGAGACAGAGTATTCGCTGCGGTAAATGAAACTGAAATGATATTTGCCATGCCATACGGTTGGACTGGCAGGATTCTGGAAGGTCTTAAAAACGCTGGCAAAGGGGCGAATATCAGCTATCCACCCTCTCCGTTCCTCATGTATACACCGAGATTTCCGAAACACTACAGAGAGACAGCAGAAAAGTTCAGGAGGATCTAGCGCTTTAGGGCTGTTATAACTCCGTGGCATCTGCAGGCAGTAGCTATCACAATATTCCTTCTTTTTTCTGCTTCCCTCAACACGTTGATAAAATCTCTGCCCTCTATCCCACCCAGTCCGGGTTTTAGCTGATGGCTTACGAGTACGAACGCATCAGGCCACGCATACCTGACAAGCTCGTGCATGGGGCAGGGTTTTCTGATTTTTGTTACGGGACAGATGTCGGGGGCCGGACATTTCTCAAGGCACTCGTGGTCCCGATTGTAGCTAACAACTAAGCTGCCCCTTCCGGATGAGATGACAACCCTTGTGGGCAAACCAGCAGCTATGCAGTCAACCACTTCGTACCAGGGCTCAAATCCGTATTTACGTCTTACAGCCTCTGCGGCAACATGAATTGGAGCTGTTGGAAATATGTATTCTATCCTCAAATTTCTGACCAGATCGGGCAGAATACTCACATCTCCTTTGAGAAAGAATTCTCCTCCATAATCAACTTCATCGAGACTGGGGACGACTTTGAGGGATAGTTCTTTCACAGCGGTGCAATCTTCACTTACGTCTATTACGATAAAATCTCTGTTTCTCTCCCTCAAATATCTCGCAGCCTCGACTCCGTATCTCCCTCCCCCTACCACAACGTCCATTTTATCACCTGAATGGCGGCCTGATCAGCCTGATTTTTCTCCCGTTCCATTCTATCTCTTCGACAATATTTTCCCCTATTCTTTCCTCGATTTTCTCCACCTCACCAAGACTTCTTACTTCAAAAGCGGGGATATCCGCCTTCTCAAAAATCTCAATCGCCTCTTCAGTGCTCATTGTTAGTAGCCTATCCTGAATGGCATTTTTTACTTCATCGTACCTAGAAAAGCTTTCGATCAGTGAAAAACTGAAGTCTAATCTCAGTATGTCGCAAAGTCTCCTCCAGAAGTGCTCCTCGGCAATTATACCTATGGTTATGTATCCGTCTCTGGTCCTGTATATCCCATATACGGGGTTGCTTGAAAAGGCCGGAAGGATGCCCATTCCATTGAGTATTGAGGAGCTGTGGATCGGAACCGAGAAAAGAGCTGAGTGAAACATGCTGATGTCTATGTATCTGCCCTTTCCGGTTCTCACCCTTTCAAATAAGGCTGCCAGAATTGCGATTGTTGCATACACGGCCGATGAAAAATCCGCCAACTGGACATTTGGGTCTCTCAGTTCCCGTATCCCGGCTATTTCAAGAATGCCACCCAGACCAAGGCAGTTCAGATCGTGAGCGGGAAGCCGGGCAAGTTTGTTCTTCTGACCGAAGGCGGATATGGAGCAGTAGATCACTGAAGGATTGACCTTCATTACACTTTCGTAATCAATACCCAGCCTTTTTGCAACACCGGGTCGAAATCCCTCGACAATCACATCAGCGTCCCTTACAAGCTCTAAAAACCGTTCACGCCCCTCGTCCGATTTTAGATCAACAAACAATGTCTTCTTTCCGTGATTCATGGCAGCAAACACAGCATCAAGCATTCTTCCGGGCTCTCCTCCCGGTGGTTCAATCTTTACAACCTCTGCCCCCAGCAATGAAAGCAAACGGCAGCAGAAGGGCCCGGGATAAAAGGCCGCAACCTCAATGACCTTAACGCCCTCGAGCATACAGATGATTTTTTTGAAGATTTATAAAGTGCATGATTTCACTTTTTTCATGTACTCTCTGAAATGCATTGAGTGTGGTAAGGAATGGGGCGACGATCACTACACATGTGAATGTGGTGGACTGCTTGAGGTCAGGATGAATCTTGACGAGATTGAAGTTGATTTCAAACTTGATGGTAATAACATCACCGTTTGGAAATACAAATCCCTACTGCCGGTGAAAATGGATCCTGTCTCACTCGGAGAAGGTGGCACACCACTGTACAGGGCAGAGAGACTTGAAAAGGAAACGGGAATTAGGAGAATTTATATTAAGCATGAGGGTCTGAATCCTTCGGGTTCATTCAAGGACAGGGGTATGACTGTGGGTGTAACGAAGGCAATGGAGCTAGGTAAGAGGGCTGTTGCCTGCGCATCAACGGGTAATACTTCAGCCTCAATGGCCATGTATGCGGCTAAAGCAGGGATGAGGGCCTATGTTCTGCTCCCTGCCGGGAAGGTTGCTCTTGGGAAGGTCGCTCAGGCTCTGATGCATGGTGCGAAGGTCATCGCCATTAAGGGAAATTTCGATGACGCTCTGAGAATAGTCAGGGAGGTTTGCGAAAAGGAGGGGCTGTATCTTCTGAACTCTGTCAATCCATTCAGGCCGGAAGGTCAGAAGACAATTGCCTATGAGGTTGCCGATGAAATTGGTGTACCGGACAGAGTCTGTCTTCCTGTGGGAAATGCCGGGAATATATCCGCAATCTACAAAGGCTTCAGAGAGCTTGTGGAGATTGGTTTGACCGAATCGATGCCCAAGATGACTGGAATTCAGGCTGAAGGCGCGGCACCGATATACAGGGCATTTGTTGAAGGGAAGGATGATGTGACTCCCGTGAAAAACCCGGAAACCATCGCTACTGCGATAAGGATAGGAAACCCTGTAAACGCAAGAAAAGCCCTGAAGGCCGTCTATGACACCAAAGGGCTGGTTGAGATCGTCAGTGATGATGAAATAATTGCTGCACAGAAATTCCTGGCTGCCAGAGAAGGTATAGGTGTCGAACCCGCTTCTGCCGCAAGTGTCGCCGGATTGAGAAAACTTGCTGAAAGAGGTGACATATCACCCGATGAAACTGTGGTGTGTGTTGTAACCGGAAACCTGCTTAAGGATCCTGAGACGGTTGTCAGGGTTTGTGGGGAACCTGTGAGTGTTGAAGCAAGCATGGAGGCAGTTTTAAATTCAATTTATAATTTAGTTTGAAAAAATTAGTTTTTTTAATTTTCATTGGAGATTACGCACATGAGGAAAATGTTTCTGGCCGGTTTGGTTGCTCTCTGTGTGGCTGCTGTTTTCATAGCGGTAAGGACCTGGGAAGCTCCAGGAGTGGAGTACCAGGTACTGGGCTGCGAGGGAAGTAAGATGCAGCAGTATTCTGGCTTTGAGGTTGTGGATGGTGATTTAAAGGCATATATCATGAGAAACTGCTGCAGCGATAAAATTACAGTTGAGAAGGATGGAAAAACTTACAGAATTGTAGAAATAGATGAGGACGGGAAGATTTGCAAATGCAACTGCATGGCCGTGGTGGAGATAAAAAATGTTGAAAAAGATGCGAGAGTTGTATTTGTGGACTTCACAGGAGAGAGAAAAGTTCTGAAAAACCTTGAGAATGAATTCTGCGGATGGTCGACCTATGCAGAATGCAAAAGCGATGCTGACTGCACTGTTGGTGGTTGCTCCGGACAGGTCTGCATGGGTTCCGGGGAGGACATCGTCACAACATGCGATTGGAAGGACTGCTATGATGCCAAAAAATTCGGGATGACATGCGGTTGTTTTGAGGGTCAGTGTCAGTGGGCGCAAAGTTAATTTTCCTCCCATAAACTTTTGACCATGAAAATTTACGTTGTGTACAACTACGGACAGTACAACCATCTGATTCACAGAACGCTCAGGGATCTTGGAGTTGAAACAAAACTGATTGAAAACACCACACCTGTCGAAGATTTAAAGGAAGTTGACGGACTCGTTATCGGTGGTGGCCCCTCACTGGAAAGAACTGGAAACTGCGAACTTTACCTCAGGGAGCTTGACATTCCGATCATCGGAATATGCCTTGGCCACCAGCTTATGGCAAAGGTGTTTGGCGGAGAGGTTGGAAAAGGAAGCATGGGTGGATATTCTGAGGTGAAGATTCGCGTTCTGGAGGATGATGAGCTCTTTGCGAAAGTACCCCGGGAGCTGACGGTCTGGGCGAGCCACATGGATGAGGTCAAGAAGCTGCCCAAAAACTTCAAAATTCTTGCGGAGTCAGACATCTGCAAAATTGAAGCCATGAGGCATGAGAAAAAGCCTGTCTATGGCGTTCAGTGGCATCCAGAAGTATATCACTCGCAGTATGGGGTCGAAATTTACAGAAACTTCGTTGAAATCTGCAGAAAGTAGTCAGAAGCTCATTCTCAACTTGCAGAAAGAGCATATGTCTCTGTTGGTAATCTCTCCACACAACCTGCAGTACTTTACGTGATCAAACTCTTCCTTTTCAGAGATCAGTCCTCTGATAAAGTTTTTGGAGAAACCCGGCTTCCTCCTTTCAATTTCGTAAACGATCTCTTTCCATTCTGGATTCGGGGCATAGGGACACTCCATTGGTGTGAACGGAATTGACTCTATCAGTACATAAAGCATATTTTCCTTTTCGCTTACCTCAAATAGAGGTTTGGCCCTTGCCACAATCTTCTCATCGAATGGTTCGTTTCTGGGCAGCAGCTTTTCAGCCCAGAGTCTCATGCCACCAGCCACATTTTTGAGATAGAAGGAAACGATATCCTCCACCGTGTGACCTGTTGTAATGATGTCGAAGCCGTTTTCCCTCGCAAAGCGGTTCATTATGTACCTCTTCGCCGTACCACATGCAGAGCATGTTTTCCTTCTTAGCCTTTTCCTCACATCGCTTACTGTAAAACCGTACTCTTCCAGCCTGACCACATTGACGTTTACGTCAATGCTTTCCGCCAGCTCCATGACAGCCCTCTCCGACTCGGATGAGTAGTGATCAATCCCAAGATCGATGTAGAGAAGTTCAAACTCGTATCCAAGTTTTTTGAGGACATTGGCCATTGCAGAACTATCCTTTCCTCCGGAAACGGCAGCAAGGATTTTTTCTTTCGGCTTCAAAATGCCGTACCTCTTTATGCTTCTTTTCACGAGGTTTAAGTAGAATTCAGGGTAACACCTTTCGCAAAGAGACAGTCCGTATGCTTTCAGAATAGCCACGGCTCTTCTACCACATTTTCTGCATTTCATATTAGCCCCTCGATGTTGGGTATGAGGATCGACAGCAGTATGGAGAAGAAAACAATGAATGCGAAGAACTTAACGACCTGCATGGACAATTGCTCTCCCCTCTTCTCTCCGTACCATCTCGAAAGGATTTTCGCAAAAACCTCATGAAACACCCTGCCACCATCAAGCGGAACTGCAGGAAGGCAGTTGAAAAGACCGACGTAGAAGTTGATCCATCCAACCCAGTAGAGTGTGTTAAGTGTCCAGAAAACCCATTGAGGAGCATCGAAAAGCATTTCAATCTCCCCCGTAAATCCCTGAAATCTGAATGGCATCGAAATCAGGTAAAGCCATCCACCAAGACTCTTCATGAGATTGGGGATACTTTTTAGCTCATTAAGAAGTGAAGCGGAATAGAAGATGTTTATTCCATCAATGCTGTCAAAAGTCTGGACGTAAACACCGAGAAAACCCTTACCTCCTTTCCCTGCGAGGGTGACGTTGTACCGCTTCACCGATCCATTGTCATAGATGTAAACTGCTATCTTCTGCCCCGGTTCTGTCTCCGCCATCTTCTTCTGGAAATCGGCGTAGTGCCTTATCACACTGTCATCGATTCTGACTATGAGCATGCCGGCTTTCAAGCCGGCGGCTTCAGCAGGATACGTTTTATTGTCTTCCCTGTATAACCCGATAATCTTGACACCCATAATACCGTCAACAGTAACATTTCTCAACTTTCCGTCTTTTTCAAGTGTTATAACAGTTTTTGTGTTGTTACCAACGGCCATTTCCACGTCAGAGGGAGTTTTAACCGGAACACCATTTATACCCAAAACCCTACCCTCAATTCCACCGGTATCATTTACGGCAACAACGGTTGGATTTACAGCTCCTAAAAGGTTAAAGAAGAGAGTGAATGCGATTAAAGCTACGAGAAAGTTGCTGATGACCCCAGCGGAAAATATTCTTATCCTTGAAGATGATCTGGTCCTTTCCTTGCTCATCAGTTCCTCTTCATCCGGTTCGGCAAATCCGCCTATTGGGATCAGCGCAAGAATAATGCCCAGAGATTTAACCTTGACACCCTCAACTCTGCAGAGAATCGCATGGCTGAATTCATGGACAAGGAGGGTTATGATCAGCCCAATTGTACCCCATATCACCGGGATAAAGGGGTTGACGCCCGGTAATAGCAGTGCAGCCCTTGGACTTGTCAGCTCCGATGGCTGGGGGGGCGATGTAATCATTATGTAATCAGCCACAAGAATAAGGGCGAACATGAAGCACATTCCTGCGAAAACTGCGGGTAAACCAAGGTTTGCGATGGTTCTCCAGAATTTCTTTGGCCTTGATATCCTCTCAAGCAGACCGAGGCCCCTTTTGGTTCTGAGGAGGAGTACCGGTCCGTATGCAGTCATGTTGTATTTCTCCAGAACTCCCCTTCTTCTCAGAATCTCTACCAGAGCCCAGTAAGCTGTAAATGCGATCACTGGGTAAACGATTGAGGTGAACATTAATGAGAAAAGTTCAGAGCACAATAAAAGCTTTAGGTTGTGGATGAATCATGGCAAAGCTAATATTTTGTTCGGATAAATATGAATCATGAAATTTCCGCACTCTGGCAGAAAGGCGGAAGAGGTGCTTGAAGACCTTGATAGTTATGCCCGCAACGACTTCGATCCGCACAGTAAAAGAATGTGGGGTCACGTTTACTACGCCGGATTGAAAGAACTTGTTGAGGTTGTGAGGAGAGCGTATCTCATGTATATGGATAAAACCATGCTCGATTTCACCACCTTTCCAAGTTTGCTGAAAATGGAGAACGAAGTTGTTGGAGCGGCAGCAAACTTGCTGGGCGGTGATGACGGGGTGGTTGGCTGCTTCACGTATGGTGGGACTGAGAGCATTATGCTTGCCTTGAAGGCTGCAAGGGAAAAATTCAGGAAGGAGAAAGGGAAGGATGCAGTTCCTGAGGTTGTCCTGCCCGCTACTGCTCATCCTGCCTTCTGGAAGTCTGCTGAGTATCTCGGGATGAGGGTGCGGCGTGCGGCAGTTGATGACGGATTCAGAGCAGATCTGGACAGTGTGAACGAGCTTGCTGGAAGAAAAACTGCCCTGATTGCTGGCTCAGCCCCCAACTATCCTTTCGGAGTCGTGGATGACATAAATGGACTTTCGGATATTGCAGTTGATAGGGACATCTGGTTGCACGTTGATGCATGCCTTGGTGGTTTCTCCCTGCCATTTTTTAAAAAGCTCGGTGAAAGGGTTCCCGACTTTGACTTCCGCATAGAGGGTGTGAGTTCTATTTCTGCGGACTTTCACAAATATGGATTTGCCCCACGGGGGTCTTCCGTGGTGTTATACAGGGAAGCAAAGTTAAGAGAAGGGCAG
Encoded proteins:
- a CDS encoding DUF4367 domain-containing protein, whose product is MRRLLACVFITLLVLGCTQTGVMSAEDIAKKLEEKYENIQDFKGTMVISAEGKAGKFEMTYEYVFKKPNKARMYSKEMGLLTITNGSKTWIYDMKNNEVTVLDTGIQQAEPDYGKYIKNMLDRYNVEFLGISKVSGRDCYKLRLTPKNGTATPTVLYVDKEHWYPLRIEMEFMGIKSVIEYRDVEFNTGVNDSLFEFTPPKGARIKTGEDFGISYFDTVGEAQKHVNFTILVPSYTASFELKKVSVIGNSTVTLMYGDGGLVLTETTRKMPISGNYEEIDINGNKGYYTEIAGSGLLVFEKDGLTITISGTITKEELTKVAESLK
- the aspS gene encoding aspartate--tRNA(Asn) ligase, which encodes MRVHTADIKPEMEGKKVTLYGWVHEVRDLGGLVFLLLRDREGFAQITLPKKFVSKEIFKLAKKIRRESVIAVTGEVKREDKAPGGFEIIPESIEVLNRSDAPLPLEVTEKVPAELDTRLDHRFMDLRRPRVQAIFRIRHQMMQSVREFLSEEGFIEVHTPKIVSTATEGGTELFPLSYFEKEAFLNQSPQLYKQVLMGAGFEKVFEIGPIFRAEEHNTTRHLNEAISIDIEMSFTDHNGVMDVLERLVHRIYVDVAEKCERYLNWLEVSIEIPELPFEKITYDEARELAERKGESIPWGEDLSTNALKLVGEELGGLYFIVDWPTESKPFYAMPYEDRPEITKSFDLMHGWLELSSGAQRIHLYDMLVESIRAKGMEPESFGFYLEAFRYGMPPHAGWGLGAERLLMSMLGLKNVREAVLFPRDRHRLVP
- a CDS encoding CaiB/BaiF CoA transferase family protein gives rise to the protein MLEGVKVIEVAAFYPGPFCCRLLSLLGAEVVKIEPPGGEPGRMLDAVFAAMNHGKKTLFVDLKSDEGRERFLELVRDADVIVEGFRPGVAKRLGIDYESVMKVNPSVIYCSISAFGQKNKLARLPAHDLNCLGLGGILEIAGIRELRDPNVQLADFSSAVYATIAILAALFERVRTGKGRYIDISMFHSALFSVPIHSSSILNGMGILPAFSSNPVYGIYRTRDGYITIGIIAEEHFWRRLCDILRLDFSFSLIESFSRYDEVKNAIQDRLLTMSTEEAIEIFEKADIPAFEVRSLGEVEKIEERIGENIVEEIEWNGRKIRLIRPPFR
- a CDS encoding PaaI family thioesterase, whose amino-acid sequence is MDGFENVLNVVGSAPWYRLTGMVPKLQGDRIIVEMRIEKNKHVQALGMAHGGAIASVLDSAIGLNVNREVVKIGKTAVTAQLNIHYIRPVTEGKVVGVGMPMNIGGKVAVGYGEVRNENGDLIATGTATFYITDRKFNE
- a CDS encoding metal-dependent hydrolase family protein; translation: MLVLDGGKVIDPAGDRVIGRGRIIIDSGKIVDAGSVSEVDVPDSSSVIDTGGLTIMPGLIDAHMHITGFRSGDYVRESLLTPFGVFVARAIKDLEAMLDAGYTTVVDAGSIVALHLRDAVEEGVVRGPRILASGYPLSQTFGHGDIHFLPPEMADPRTSPVKIPFQSLLCDGEDEFRKGARYALREGADFLKIFVTGGVASQKDKPEYPQMTRREIAAVVEEARRAGRFVHAHAESSEGYINAVEEGVRTLAHGMDLNQDAVNVSLERDVTLIPTLSIVDVTLKFGPSINLPDWMLEKLQEVHERHIESVKKAYREGVRLAAGTDFFIGAKDVQLYGLNSLEIKLLVNLGVKPMDALKAATINAAVSAGLDRITGSLETGKVADIIVVDGDPTENPEILVNQNNIKMVIKEGKIVKQM
- a CDS encoding DUF169 domain-containing protein, producing MEWNDIGREIVEILKLRIPPVGVVFYEEKYEPEKVFKPSKYGIKMAVCQAIAFARYIGRTVVLEAEDFACPPSEILYGVASYDGGLKEILLGAQWIREPECEVVERTLPPGKYKTFVFGDMTGMKEKPEVILIFGTPAQIGRLIQAKTFFGGSVKASLTAKTASCAEALFPALLSGEVSIAVPGAGDRVFAAVNETEMIFAMPYGWTGRILEGLKNAGKGANISYPPSPFLMYTPRFPKHYRETAEKFRRI
- a CDS encoding 4-phosphopantoate--beta-alanine ligase — translated: MTEIPKSHPRYVSLMTRERLVEGVKLGVTAMQGLIAHGRGEAFDYILGEKTREFALKAEKAAVASMLLAKHPVISVNGNTAVLVPEEIKRLADAVGAKVEVNVFHYSPERVEKIKSYLERYGVEVLAACDAVLDGLESARRIVDSRGILIADVVLVPLEDGDRCEILKKHGKRVIAIDLNPLSRTARMADITIVDNIVRAFSKMIEMAEKMREWSREELNRIVGEYDNSEILAEAVREIKRYLEKTAEEITR
- a CDS encoding indolepyruvate ferredoxin oxidoreductase subunit alpha, which codes for MPAVIDVAKCDGCGLCLAECKGNAIHLNGSVAFVDEDACMECGACVRACPNRAITVEW